The following proteins are encoded in a genomic region of Oscillospiraceae bacterium:
- the trpA gene encoding tryptophan synthase subunit alpha gives MSRLSLAFQNGKAFIGFVTGGDPSLEASAEFIAEMARAGADVVEIGVPFSDPIAEGPVIQKANLRALAAGTTPDKLFALVTDVRRRGVTVPLVLLSYVNPLFRYGYDAFLRRCRETGVDGLILPDLPFEEQGEVRGPAQAHGVDIITLIAPTSEDRVRHVAAHAAGFVYVVSSMGVTGVRREIETDLAGLLTLVRAATDIPAAVGFGVHTPAQAAAIARLADGVIVGSAIVALIETHGPAAGPYIYEYVREMKSAVLSAE, from the coding sequence ATGAGTAGGCTGTCGCTGGCGTTCCAGAACGGCAAAGCGTTCATCGGTTTTGTCACGGGCGGGGACCCGTCGCTTGAGGCGAGCGCGGAATTCATTGCGGAGATGGCGCGCGCGGGCGCGGACGTTGTAGAGATCGGTGTGCCGTTTTCCGATCCGATTGCCGAGGGGCCGGTGATCCAAAAGGCGAATCTCCGCGCGCTCGCCGCCGGGACAACGCCCGACAAGCTCTTCGCGCTGGTGACGGACGTCCGACGGCGGGGCGTCACGGTGCCGCTCGTCCTCCTCAGCTATGTGAATCCGCTCTTTCGCTACGGGTACGACGCTTTTCTTAGGCGCTGCCGGGAGACCGGCGTAGACGGGCTCATTCTGCCGGATCTGCCGTTTGAGGAACAGGGCGAAGTGCGCGGCCCGGCCCAGGCGCACGGGGTCGACATCATCACCCTCATCGCGCCGACCTCCGAGGACCGTGTGCGGCACGTCGCCGCACACGCGGCCGGGTTTGTATACGTCGTCTCCTCAATGGGCGTCACCGGAGTGCGCCGTGAGATCGAGACGGACCTGGCCGGCCTGCTCACCCTTGTCCGGGCGGCGACGGACATCCCGGCCGCGGTGGGGTTCGGCGTCCACACCCCAGCCCAAGCGGCCGCCATCGCCCGCCTAGCGGACGGCGTCATCGTCGGCAGCGCCATCGTCGCCCTTATAGAAACCCACGGCCCCGCCGCCGGGCCGTATATCTACGAATACGTACGAGAAATGAAATCGGCCGTGCTGAGCGCAGAATAA